From a single Candidatus Defluviilinea gracilis genomic region:
- a CDS encoding transposase has protein sequence MNFRRYYIPGSAVFLTQVVENREPVFKDENILELLLAVLRKVKELHPFTMLGYVFLFDHFHLLIQLTSGDNFSQIMHSLKPNFTKEYKKRLGLSASDSMKFWQKRFYDHVIRDNRDFENHLHYIHFNPVKHGYVTDPRAWKYSSYIEWEKRGLYPPAFDWNEPNDIDFGE, from the coding sequence ATGAACTTTCGTCGTTACTACATCCCAGGTTCAGCCGTCTTTCTGACGCAAGTTGTAGAAAACCGCGAGCCTGTCTTCAAAGACGAAAACATACTTGAATTACTGCTTGCAGTCTTACGAAAAGTAAAAGAACTCCATCCATTCACCATGCTGGGATATGTCTTTCTATTTGACCATTTTCATTTGCTCATTCAATTAACTTCGGGGGACAATTTCAGCCAGATCATGCACTCCCTCAAACCAAATTTCACCAAAGAATACAAAAAAAGACTCGGGCTTTCCGCCTCCGACTCAATGAAGTTCTGGCAAAAGCGATTTTATGACCATGTCATTCGAGACAACCGCGACTTTGAAAACCATTTGCATTACATTCACTTTAACCCCGTAAAACATGGCTATGTTACCGACCCGCGCGCATGGAAATATAGCAGTTACATCGAATGGGAAAAGCGCGGCTTATACCCGCCAGCCTTTGATTGGAACGAACCCAACGATATTGATTTTGGCGAATAG
- a CDS encoding DUF2877 domain-containing protein, translated as MYDIRALSQSPSLAGWLALSNQPVVLHVFDEVCNLINERREILSIVHAEIGNGPFNLVVDEPVIFARHLAVESKVSIHDEQLSLGDITISFANAQTWNPAPKWDNLRTNKDEITNRLALLQIDNENESILQFRRAELVEASNSLTTAIIKADFPTTKTISSKLAGLGIGLTPAGDDFLMGAMYAAWMIHPQELAKNITEEIADIAVPLTTSLSGAWLRSAAKGEAGELWHEFFDALIEDKNIYLPMSKILSVGETSGSDALAGFLETIACWRQS; from the coding sequence ATGTATGATATTCGCGCGCTGTCTCAGTCCCCGTCTTTAGCCGGTTGGCTGGCGCTTTCCAACCAGCCTGTAGTTTTGCATGTATTCGATGAGGTGTGTAACTTGATCAACGAAAGAAGAGAAATTCTCTCAATTGTTCATGCGGAGATTGGAAACGGTCCCTTTAATCTCGTTGTGGATGAACCCGTTATATTCGCCAGGCATCTCGCCGTCGAATCGAAAGTGTCTATTCATGATGAACAGTTATCGCTTGGAGACATCACCATCTCGTTTGCAAACGCGCAGACATGGAACCCCGCGCCGAAATGGGACAACCTACGAACAAATAAAGATGAAATCACAAATCGTTTAGCCCTATTGCAAATTGACAACGAAAACGAATCAATTCTCCAATTCCGCCGCGCTGAGCTTGTCGAAGCGTCTAATTCTCTAACAACCGCAATCATCAAAGCGGATTTTCCAACAACAAAAACTATTTCATCCAAACTCGCTGGCTTGGGAATCGGACTCACGCCCGCGGGCGATGACTTCCTCATGGGCGCCATGTATGCGGCTTGGATGATTCATCCGCAAGAGTTGGCGAAGAACATTACAGAAGAAATTGCTGATATTGCTGTGCCGCTAACCACCTCGCTTTCGGGGGCGTGGTTGAGGTCGGCGGCGAAGGGCGAGGCGGGGGAGTTGTGGCATGAATTTTTCGATGCGTTGATCGAAGATAAAAACATCTATTTACCGATGAGCAAAATACTTTCCGTCGGCGAAACATCGGGGTCAGACGCGCTGGCAGGATTTCTCGAAACGATAGCCTGTTGGCGACAAAGTTAA
- a CDS encoding UPF0175 family protein: MTLQQVTIEIPDKVLLAEKTDAESFGREIRMLAAVKLYEMGRLSSGRASELAGMSRVEFLLSLNRYKVFPFAAELEDLENAHA; encoded by the coding sequence ATGACACTCCAACAAGTTACGATCGAAATTCCAGACAAGGTGCTTCTTGCCGAAAAGACCGATGCTGAGTCTTTTGGGCGTGAAATCCGCATGCTGGCGGCGGTTAAGTTATATGAAATGGGCAGGCTTTCTTCGGGGCGAGCGTCTGAACTGGCAGGAATGTCCAGAGTGGAATTTCTGCTCAGTTTGAATCGCTACAAGGTTTTCCCTTTTGCCGCCGAACTTGAAGATTTAGAAAACGCTCATGCCTAA
- a CDS encoding SRPBCC family protein, which produces MSQNKTVVTAEPGKQELFVTREFDAPRELVYKAHTDANLYAQWLGPHGYEVVLETFEPVSGGKYRYIHKDKEGNAYAFHGTFHTMSEELMIQTFEFEGLPEPGHVTLDTMRLEQLPNDRTKITIHSVFQSVADRDGMVASGMEGGVRDGYERLDDLLAGMK; this is translated from the coding sequence ATGTCACAAAATAAAACCGTTGTTACCGCAGAACCAGGCAAGCAGGAGTTGTTCGTCACGCGCGAATTCGATGCGCCGCGCGAGTTGGTGTACAAGGCGCACACCGACGCGAATCTGTACGCGCAGTGGCTGGGTCCGCATGGCTACGAGGTCGTTCTCGAAACGTTCGAGCCTGTGAGCGGCGGCAAGTATCGTTATATCCACAAGGACAAAGAAGGCAATGCGTATGCCTTTCACGGCACGTTCCACACCATGAGCGAAGAGTTGATGATCCAAACTTTCGAGTTCGAGGGACTGCCCGAACCTGGGCATGTGACTCTCGACACGATGCGACTCGAGCAACTGCCCAACGATCGGACAAAGATCACGATTCATTCCGTCTTTCAATCTGTTGCCGACCGCGACGGCATGGTCGCCTCTGGAATGGAAGGCGGCGTGCGCGATGGCTATGAACGATTGGATGATCTGTTGGCGGGGATGAAGTAA
- a CDS encoding winged helix-turn-helix transcriptional regulator → MARTPTTHDPFNAVAEPRRRQLIQAMGEQEYSVNELVELLGWNQPSVSKHLGVLKQVGLVKERRVGRQRMYRVNAERLKPIFEWVAPFEKIWSERFDRLDVVLEKMKKEQ, encoded by the coding sequence ATGGCGCGAACACCGACGACTCATGATCCATTCAACGCAGTAGCCGAGCCCAGGCGACGTCAACTTATTCAGGCGATGGGCGAGCAGGAATATTCGGTCAATGAGTTGGTCGAACTGCTTGGCTGGAACCAGCCGTCGGTGAGTAAACACTTGGGGGTGTTGAAGCAGGTTGGGTTGGTGAAAGAGAGGCGTGTCGGTCGTCAGAGAATGTATCGGGTGAATGCCGAACGTCTCAAGCCGATCTTTGAGTGGGTCGCGCCGTTCGAGAAAATTTGGAGTGAGCGATTTGATCGGTTGGATGTCGTATTGGAAAAAATGAAAAAGGAGCAATGA
- a CDS encoding helix-turn-helix transcriptional regulator, with protein MSISHEQRLSDSPYVETVTHGWTLSEGSSIRPAESNWHMVFVKAQGRTHSLVVGPLPTAGKAEWGAGAEILWVKFKLGVFMPHVPVQDFLDSERPLQEASSKSFWLKSAAWELPNFENIDTFVDKLVRNEILTLDPVVDAVLKDQLPDISSRTMRHHFLRATGLTRSRIFQMKQAQQAKSLLQQGVSILDTVYETGYFDQSHLTRSLKQFIGYTPAQIAQASQP; from the coding sequence ATGAGCATCTCCCACGAACAACGATTATCCGACTCGCCGTATGTGGAAACGGTCACTCACGGCTGGACTCTGAGCGAAGGCTCGTCCATTCGTCCCGCCGAATCGAATTGGCACATGGTGTTTGTGAAGGCGCAGGGACGTACACATTCACTGGTTGTGGGTCCGCTCCCGACTGCGGGCAAGGCAGAGTGGGGCGCGGGCGCTGAAATTCTGTGGGTCAAGTTCAAACTCGGCGTGTTCATGCCTCATGTGCCCGTGCAGGATTTTTTGGATTCGGAAAGACCCCTGCAAGAGGCCTCGAGCAAATCTTTTTGGCTGAAGAGCGCCGCCTGGGAATTACCGAATTTTGAAAACATTGATACGTTCGTGGATAAACTTGTGCGTAATGAAATTTTGACGCTCGACCCTGTCGTGGACGCCGTGCTGAAGGATCAGCTGCCAGACATCTCGTCCCGCACGATGCGGCATCATTTCCTCCGCGCCACAGGTCTGACCCGAAGCCGTATCTTCCAAATGAAACAAGCCCAACAGGCGAAATCATTGTTACAACAGGGCGTTTCGATCCTTGATACGGTCTATGAGACGGGCTACTTCGACCAGTCGCATCTCACCCGTTCGCTGAAACAATTCATTGGGTACACGCCCGCTCAAATTGCCCAGGCGAGTCAGCCTTAA
- a CDS encoding DUF1801 domain-containing protein, producing the protein MATKKGFASVAEYIGSFPPDVQKVLKEMRTTIKEVVPTAKEKISYQIACFELNGKNLVHYSAWKKHVSMYPIPAGSEAFNKAVSKYTAGKGTIQFPLDQPLPLKLIRQVVKYRVADQLKNQK; encoded by the coding sequence ATGGCGACGAAAAAAGGTTTTGCTTCGGTGGCTGAATACATCGGCTCGTTTCCGCCTGATGTGCAAAAGGTGTTGAAAGAAATGCGGACAACGATCAAAGAAGTTGTGCCGACTGCCAAAGAGAAGATCAGTTATCAGATCGCGTGCTTCGAGTTGAACGGAAAGAATCTCGTCCATTATTCGGCGTGGAAAAAGCATGTTTCGATGTACCCAATTCCAGCGGGGAGTGAAGCGTTCAACAAAGCCGTCTCGAAATATACCGCTGGCAAAGGGACGATCCAATTCCCGCTCGATCAGCCGCTTCCGTTGAAATTAATTCGTCAGGTGGTGAAATATCGCGTGGCGGATCAATTGAAGAATCAAAAATAA
- a CDS encoding DUF1697 domain-containing protein yields the protein MAQTQYLALLRGINVGGNNIIKMADLKACFESMGMTDVVTYIQSGNVIFKSTEKDKAKLTKKIEVGLSERFNYEARLVVISHKQLKQAVDESPHGFGKQPDKFKCDVIFLKEPLTAKEAMKNVSMKEGVDSGSAGKDVLYFSRLTARASSSHLTKIISTPMYQYMTIRNWNTTTKLLALMEDG from the coding sequence ATGGCACAGACTCAATACCTCGCATTGCTACGCGGCATCAACGTCGGCGGCAACAACATCATCAAAATGGCGGATTTGAAAGCGTGCTTTGAAAGCATGGGCATGACCGACGTGGTCACCTACATTCAAAGCGGGAATGTGATCTTCAAATCTACGGAGAAAGATAAAGCCAAACTGACGAAGAAGATTGAAGTCGGGCTTTCTGAACGCTTCAATTATGAGGCGCGGCTGGTTGTGATTTCTCACAAGCAACTCAAACAAGCCGTGGACGAGTCCCCGCACGGGTTTGGCAAACAGCCCGATAAATTCAAATGCGATGTGATCTTCCTCAAAGAGCCGCTCACCGCGAAAGAAGCGATGAAAAACGTCAGCATGAAAGAAGGCGTGGATAGCGGATCCGCTGGAAAAGACGTGTTGTATTTTTCACGTCTCACCGCCAGAGCCTCCTCAAGTCACTTGACAAAAATTATTTCAACACCGATGTATCAATACATGACCATCCGCAATTGGAACACGACGACGAAACTGCTGGCGTTGATGGAAGATGGATAG
- a CDS encoding DUF4287 domain-containing protein: protein MSFQAYLDNIEEKTGKTPKQFIAEAKKLKITEFKDIIAWLKRDYDLGTGHARAIAYVIRNGAEFGLKHTTGVHRDASGTLNLEGKAKQKKAVAKKK from the coding sequence ATGTCATTCCAAGCCTATCTCGATAACATAGAAGAGAAAACTGGCAAGACGCCCAAGCAATTCATTGCCGAAGCCAAGAAATTGAAGATCACTGAATTCAAAGACATCATTGCCTGGCTGAAGCGTGATTACGATTTGGGAACAGGCCATGCCCGCGCGATTGCCTATGTGATTCGTAATGGCGCAGAATTTGGGTTGAAGCACACGACAGGCGTTCATCGTGATGCTTCAGGCACGTTGAATTTGGAAGGCAAGGCGAAACAGAAGAAAGCGGTTGCGAAGAAGAAGTAA
- the asd gene encoding aspartate-semialdehyde dehydrogenase, protein MPSPIPVAVLGATGSVGQRFISLLDNHPWFKVVALAASDKSVGQKYSQATRWILNEPMPDYAKDMIVVPATVESAQAKIVFSALHNEIAKDLEPQFARAGMAVCSNASSYRRDDDVPLLLPEINADHIHLVTQQRKNKNYSGCIITNPNCTSTGLTIALKALDDAFGVKKVFAVSLQALSGAGYPGVASLDIADNVIPNIKGEEEKVEWEPRKMLGKFNKDKIDLADIRFSAHTTRVAVTDGHLVCASVELTRPTDPQTAEAILRDFSAASAARELPSSPRPVIQVREEADRPQPRLDRLAGKGMTTVVGRVRRDPILDLKFVVLSHNTIRGAAGGSIYNAELLVSEGLL, encoded by the coding sequence ATGCCCTCCCCCATCCCCGTAGCCGTCCTCGGCGCAACAGGTTCAGTTGGTCAAAGATTTATTTCGTTATTAGACAATCACCCCTGGTTCAAAGTCGTCGCGCTTGCCGCGTCCGATAAATCGGTCGGGCAAAAATATTCGCAAGCCACGCGCTGGATCTTGAACGAACCGATGCCCGACTATGCCAAAGACATGATCGTCGTGCCAGCCACAGTCGAATCGGCGCAGGCAAAAATTGTTTTCTCCGCGTTGCACAACGAGATCGCCAAAGACCTCGAACCGCAGTTCGCGCGCGCGGGCATGGCGGTGTGTTCCAACGCATCGTCCTATCGCCGTGACGACGATGTGCCACTGCTCCTCCCCGAGATCAACGCGGATCACATCCATCTCGTCACACAACAACGCAAGAACAAAAACTATAGCGGTTGCATCATCACGAATCCGAATTGCACGAGCACGGGGTTAACCATCGCGCTCAAAGCCCTCGACGATGCGTTCGGCGTGAAAAAAGTTTTCGCGGTCTCGTTGCAGGCGCTTTCGGGCGCGGGCTATCCTGGCGTCGCCTCGCTCGACATCGCGGACAATGTGATTCCCAACATCAAAGGCGAAGAGGAAAAAGTGGAATGGGAGCCGCGCAAGATGCTTGGCAAATTCAACAAAGACAAAATTGATCTGGCGGATATCCGATTCAGCGCGCATACCACCCGCGTAGCAGTGACGGATGGTCACCTCGTCTGCGCCAGCGTGGAGTTGACGCGTCCCACCGACCCTCAAACTGCGGAGGCGATCCTGCGAGATTTCTCCGCCGCCTCAGCCGCGCGCGAGTTGCCGTCGAGTCCGCGACCCGTGATTCAAGTCCGCGAAGAAGCGGATCGTCCACAACCGCGCCTCGACCGCCTGGCAGGCAAAGGGATGACGACCGTCGTCGGCAGGGTCAGGCGCGATCCGATCTTGGATCTGAAGTTTGTCGTCCTATCACACAACACCATCCGCGGCGCGGCAGGCGGCTCGATCTATAATGCGGAGTTGCTGGTGAGCGAGGGATTGTTGTGA
- a CDS encoding VOC family protein codes for MKRVTPFLWFESQAEEAMNYYVSIFKNSKVISSSPYSVQFELDGQEFMGLNAGPEFKFNEAVSFYIHCEDQKEVDYYWNKLIADGGEEGRCGWCKDKFGLSWQVVPKQLGELMGDPDQVKAKRVVDAMLKMNKMIVADLQKAYNGG; via the coding sequence ATGAAAAGAGTTACCCCGTTTTTATGGTTCGAGTCGCAGGCTGAAGAGGCGATGAACTACTACGTCTCCATCTTCAAGAACTCGAAGGTGATCAGTTCCTCGCCTTATTCCGTGCAGTTTGAGTTGGACGGACAGGAATTCATGGGCTTGAACGCAGGACCCGAATTCAAGTTCAATGAAGCGGTTTCGTTCTACATCCACTGCGAAGACCAGAAGGAAGTGGATTACTACTGGAACAAACTCATCGCCGACGGCGGCGAAGAAGGCAGATGCGGCTGGTGCAAGGACAAGTTCGGTTTGTCGTGGCAGGTTGTGCCGAAACAACTCGGCGAGTTGATGGGCGACCCCGACCAGGTCAAAGCCAAGCGCGTGGTGGATGCCATGTTGAAGATGAACAAGATGATCGTGGCAGATTTGCAGAAGGCGTATAATGGGGGATAG
- a CDS encoding threonine--tRNA ligase: MSQQVQEKYEESNLYKIRHSAAHVMAQAVMEMFPDGKITIGPPVENGFYYDFDLPRNLTPEDLEQIEKRMRQIVQGKHEFKKTVISAEEAKKIFANQPYKLELIEGLEKGGLDEYGNPLKEKPEISIYQQDTFVDLCRGPHVQSTKEIKQDAFKLMSIAGAYWRGDEKNKQLQRVYGTAWESKKQLEEYLHQLEEAKKRDHRKLGKELEIFTFDDEIGPGLPLFLPNGGVMIEELEKLAKEMEEKAGYVRVRTPNLTKEDLFIRSGHLPYYAESMYPPMELEGVKYYVKPMNCPMHHKIFGSKPRSYRDLPIRLAEYGTVYRYEKSGELFGLMRVRSLQMNDAHMYVTEDQFEQEFLGVVDLYLKYFELFGIEKYVMRLSLHSKAGLGKKYVDNERLWLKTEDMVRRAMDNGGVPYVEAEDEAAFYGPKIDVQIWSVIGKEFSLATNQVDFAQPERFDLKYINKDGQEEVPLCIHRAPLSTHERLIGFLLEHYGGNFPVWLSPEQVRVISITDNQNEYAENIAKQLRENGVRAHADLSSQRMNAKIRSAQLMKVPYMLVVGKNEMEAEQVSLRVRDGSQQNGIALSEFIARAKDRIEKRAGEL; the protein is encoded by the coding sequence ATGTCGCAACAAGTTCAGGAAAAGTACGAAGAGTCAAATCTGTACAAGATCCGTCATTCGGCGGCGCATGTGATGGCGCAGGCGGTGATGGAGATGTTCCCCGATGGGAAGATCACGATCGGTCCGCCTGTGGAGAACGGGTTCTATTACGATTTCGACCTGCCGCGCAACCTCACGCCCGAAGATTTGGAGCAAATCGAAAAGCGGATGAGACAGATCGTGCAGGGCAAACACGAGTTCAAGAAGACGGTCATCTCAGCGGAGGAGGCGAAGAAAATTTTTGCGAACCAGCCGTACAAGTTGGAGTTGATCGAGGGACTCGAAAAAGGCGGACTCGATGAGTACGGAAATCCGCTCAAAGAAAAGCCCGAGATCTCGATCTATCAGCAAGACACGTTCGTGGATTTGTGCCGCGGTCCGCATGTGCAAAGCACGAAAGAGATCAAACAGGATGCGTTCAAGTTGATGTCTATTGCGGGCGCGTATTGGCGCGGCGACGAGAAGAACAAACAGTTACAGCGCGTCTACGGCACGGCGTGGGAGAGCAAGAAACAGCTCGAAGAATATCTGCACCAGCTCGAAGAGGCGAAGAAGCGGGACCATCGCAAACTCGGCAAAGAGCTGGAAATCTTCACGTTCGACGACGAGATCGGTCCTGGCTTGCCGTTGTTCCTGCCGAACGGCGGAGTGATGATCGAAGAGTTGGAGAAACTCGCCAAAGAGATGGAAGAGAAGGCAGGCTATGTGCGCGTCCGCACGCCGAACCTGACGAAAGAAGATTTGTTCATTCGTTCAGGTCATCTCCCCTATTACGCGGAGAGCATGTACCCGCCGATGGAACTCGAAGGCGTGAAGTATTACGTCAAGCCGATGAACTGCCCGATGCACCACAAAATTTTCGGGTCGAAGCCGCGCTCGTATCGTGACCTGCCGATTCGTCTCGCGGAATATGGAACGGTCTATCGCTACGAAAAATCAGGCGAGTTGTTTGGTCTGATGCGCGTGCGGTCTTTGCAGATGAACGACGCGCACATGTACGTGACGGAAGATCAATTTGAGCAGGAGTTCCTCGGCGTCGTTGACCTGTATCTCAAATACTTCGAGTTGTTCGGCATCGAGAAATATGTGATGCGACTGTCCCTGCATAGCAAAGCAGGGCTCGGCAAAAAGTATGTGGACAACGAACGCCTGTGGCTCAAAACGGAAGACATGGTGCGCCGCGCAATGGACAATGGCGGAGTGCCATATGTGGAAGCCGAGGATGAAGCCGCATTTTACGGTCCCAAAATTGACGTGCAGATCTGGTCGGTGATCGGCAAGGAGTTTTCGCTCGCCACGAATCAAGTGGACTTCGCCCAGCCCGAACGCTTCGACTTGAAGTACATCAACAAGGATGGGCAGGAAGAAGTGCCGCTGTGCATCCACCGCGCGCCGCTCTCCACGCACGAACGCTTGATTGGGTTCCTGCTGGAGCATTACGGAGGCAACTTCCCCGTGTGGCTTTCGCCTGAGCAGGTGCGCGTCATCTCGATCACGGACAATCAAAACGAGTATGCGGAGAATATCGCAAAGCAACTGCGTGAGAATGGCGTGCGCGCTCATGCGGATCTGTCGTCGCAACGCATGAATGCCAAAATCCGCTCGGCGCAGTTGATGAAAGTGCCGTATATGCTGGTGGTCGGCAAGAACGAGATGGAAGCGGAGCAGGTGTCTCTGCGCGTGAGGGATGGAAGCCAGCAGAACGGCATCGCCTTAAGCGAATTTATTGCGCGTGCGAAGGACCGTATCGAAAAACGAGCAGGTGAGTTATAA